The following DNA comes from Camelina sativa cultivar DH55 chromosome 14, Cs, whole genome shotgun sequence.
TGGCGCTTCCGCAGGACTTGAGACCCCATCTCCTCTCAAAGTAGAACCTgttcagcagcagcagcatcgTGAGATATCATCGCCAGagtctgttgttgttgtttctgaaaAGGGTAAAGACCACATAAGTGAAGCTGataacagcagcagcagcagcagcagcaaagaAGCTTTCAAACTCTCATTGAGGAGTAGCTTGAAGAGGCCCTCTGTTGCGGAACCACGTTCTCTTGAGGATATTAAAGAATACGAGACGTTGAGCGTGGATGGTAGCGATCTCACTGGTGACATGGCTAGGCGGAAAGTTCAGTGGCCAGATGCTTGTGGTAGTGAACTCACTCAAGTTAGAGAATTTGAGCCGAGGTATGTGATAGTGTTACCTCTTGTTGAGAAGTTCTAAATCCCAATACAGTTAAACATAAGTAAATCCACTGTTTTATGCAAATAAGATCCTTAATGTGAATACTGAGCTTTAATTTCCTGTTGTGACTTAACCTCTATGCCTCGAAATCCAAAGCCTTTAATGCATTCAGACGGGCAAACTTGATATATTACTTGTTATGCATCATAGTTTTTGGATAGACTTTTTAgcattatttctttttctttatatcaGATGATCCTCTCGCGGTTTTGGTAATGACTTCCGAGAAACAAACTTGATTTTGGTTGCAGTGAGATGGGATTATCAGATGAAGAATGGGAGGCGGGACAACAAAGGACATGTTCGTGTGTGATCATGTAAATTCAGAAACCATCGGTATCACTCTTTTTTACTCACCTGTTGTGTGCATCTCTCATAGATTTAAAGTGTATCTGTTAATCTGTTATTACAAAGTTCTCTTCAAGGTTTTGGCTTGTACATTTTTCTCCCGTGTTTTGAGTG
Coding sequences within:
- the LOC104740984 gene encoding uncharacterized protein LOC104740984; this encodes MLLAVEGGGLFSASASGYSKGLTLLFSGDKDGDKPMRVVPWNQYQVVDQKPEADDPLLQLDSIKNRVSRGCAASFSCFGGASAGLETPSPLKVEPVQQQQHREISSPESVVVVSEKGKDHISEADNSSSSSSSKEAFKLSLRSSLKRPSVAEPRSLEDIKEYETLSVDGSDLTGDMARRKVQWPDACGSELTQVREFEPSEMGLSDEEWEAGQQRTCSCVIM